The Herminiimonas arsenitoxidans sequence CGATGATCGCTTGTTTGAAGTGTATGGTTTTCTTGCTGCCGTCTGCTGCGGTCACTTCAATGTGATTCGGACCGACGAACTGGCCTACGCCTTGTACGACATTGACCTTGCGTGCTTTCGCCATACCAGCGAGGCCGGTGGTCATCTTGCCGATGACTTGTTCCTTGTAGCCGCGCAGTTTGTCGATATCGATTTGCGGCTTGCCGAAGGTCACGCCATGCGCTGCCATCGAAGCTGTTTCATCAATCACTGCCGCTACGTGCAGCAAAGCCTTGGATGGAATACAACCGACGTTCAGGCAAACACCGCCGAGTGTCGAGTAACGTTCAATCAGGACGGTAGACATGCCCAGATCGGCTGAACGGAAGGCTGCGGAATAACCGCCAGGACCTGCGCCCAGAACCATCATGTCGCACTCGATATCTGCGGTACCGCCGAAGCTGGCTGCGCTTGGTGCAGCAACTGGCGCTGCAGCCTGAACTGGTGCTGGAGCAGCAGTTGGAGCCGGTGCTGCTGCAACAGGTGCAGGAGCTGGCGCGGCGGCTGGTGCTGGTGCTGGCGCAGGAGTCGCAGCCGGTGCCGGCGCGCTTTCCGATGCTTCCAGGATCAGCAACAGTGAGCCTTCAGCAATTTTGTCGCCCAGTTTGACTTTCAATTCTTTGATGACACCGGCGTGGCTGGATGGAATCTCCATACTGGCTTTGTCGGATTCGACTGTAATCAGCGATTGATCGACCTTGATCGTATCGCCCACATTGACCAGCACTTCAATAATTTCAACTTCCTTGAAATCGCCGATATCGGGGACTTTCATTTCAATCATGCTCATCGCTTTAGCTCCATATTTTTTATCCTGCTCGTCCCGCTCTATGCGTCGAGTCCTGGATTGATATTTTTTAGTAACCTTGAATTACACGTTATCCATTACAAATTCATCCCTGCATGGGAAAACTGATGATCTGAAACGGTGCTGCCGTATTCTTGTCAAACTCCGCTCCTGCATGCACGCCGATTTCTGCAATTTCCTTGGCACTGGCTGCACCGTCGTAAACTGCATACATCGCGCCCAGAGCAAAATTTCGTCCGCTACCTATGCCCCAGAAACGATCGAAACTGAATACTTCACGATACGAGTAAATACCGAAGATGCCGTGCGGATTCGCTATCAAAGTCGCGATCTGCGAAGACTCGTAAGGGTCGTCTTCCTCTTCTTTCGTATTCAGGAAGTACTTATCTTTCAGTATCTGATGCGCCTTGGTAAAGGTATCGAAGACTTCATCGCGGCTATTCAACTTGCAGTCTTCGCCCATGCTCGTCAGCAATTTACGCATGACGGGAAAATGCGCAGCTGTGCCGGCCAAGGTGATGTAGGAGTCGCCGATACGGAACATCTTGTTGTTCTCTTCGTACGCATGAGACAAACGTGTATCGCCGAAGGTCACCAGTGAATCGCAGGCAATCGCGATTTCATTATTCTTTTTGACAACCACACAAGTAGTCATGCCAACACCTCATGAAGGTGAACAGAATATTTGAAATCGCTCATTGCGGTGCGGTCGATTACAGCAGCGACTTGCGCAGATCGGTCAGCATTTCGCTCAGATACGTCACGAAACGTGCGCCCATAGCACCATCGATCACGCGGTGATCGTAAGATAGCGACAAAGGCATGATCAAGCGCGGCACAAATTGCTTGCCATCCCATACCGGCTTCATCGAAGTTTTCGACAAACCGATAATCGCCACTTCCGGTGCATTGATCAACGGTGTGAAGTAAGTACCGCCGATGCCGCCCAAGGACGAGATCGTGAAGGTCGCGCCCTGCATGTCGGAACCTTTAAGCTTGCCGTCGCGTGCCAACGCCGACAGTTCGCCCATTTCCTGTGCGATCTGCGTAACCGACTTCTGATCGACGCCTTTGACGACAGGAACTACCAAACCTTGCGGTGTGTCGGCAGCGAAGCCGATGTTGTAGTACTGCTTGAGGATCAGGTTTTCACCAGATGCATCGAGCGAGGAATT is a genomic window containing:
- a CDS encoding Ntn hydrolase family protein encodes the protein MTTCVVVKKNNEIAIACDSLVTFGDTRLSHAYEENNKMFRIGDSYITLAGTAAHFPVMRKLLTSMGEDCKLNSRDEVFDTFTKAHQILKDKYFLNTKEEEDDPYESSQIATLIANPHGIFGIYSYREVFSFDRFWGIGSGRNFALGAMYAVYDGAASAKEIAEIGVHAGAEFDKNTAAPFQIISFPMQG